The genomic DNA TGTGGCCAAGGAGCTGCTCTACCAGGAATGGAATGCGCTGTCCTGCTGCACCGCAGAACGGGAAATCTGTCTGGTGCTCCAATGGAACGAGCGGGAATACGCCGAACTGGACATCAACAAGATCAATCAGCTCGAGATGATTGGCCGCAGCCTGCACCATCATGTTCACAAATATTTGGGCGTGGCCGCCATGATCGGTGTCAGCCAAATTCTGAAGGGAGCGGAGTTCCTGTCCGTACTGGGGCAGCAGGCCGATAAAGCGATACAGTGGGGCGAAGGACATGGGGATTATCATGTGTTCTATTACGGCGATTTTAATTGGCATAACTACGCGCAGGACCCCTCCGCCGAGGAACTGACGACGCAAAGCAACCGGATCGTTGAGAGCGCCAGACTCTACATTGAAGCGAACTACCATCAGAAAGGGCTGACCATCCATGAGGTCGCTAAGAAAAACCATGTCAGTCCCAATTATCTCAGCTATCTATTCAAAAAGAACACCGGCCACAATTTGTGGGAATACGTGATCAAGCTGCGCATGGAGGAGAGCAAATCCCTCCTTCTGAATACCGACCTCCGCCGCTACGAAATCGCAGAGCGCGTTGGCTACGAATCGCCGGAGCATTTCAGTAAAATTTTCAAAAAATACTTCGGTGTCAGCCCAAGCGAGCTGAAGAAGTAAGATCGGCTATAGTTCGCATAGTTTTGCACATGTTCGGCGTTCCCTCGTTTTTTTAAGATAAAAGAAAGGTTCCAAGCTAGAGACTACAGAGGAATGAGGGAGTCGCGTGAAAAAATATATGTGGGGGTATTTGTTTCTCGTCCCGGCGATAGCGGTATTTATCGTTTTTTTGTGGGTGCCGATCGGGAAAGGCATCGTGTACAGCTTCTATAATATCGATTTCGTGAAAGGGAACACCTTTGTCGGCTTCGACAACTATATCAAAATATTCAACAATCCCGATGTGCTCCTGTCGGTTCGCAACACGCTTTATTTCATGTTATTAACTTTGGTGATTGGCTTTTGGGTGCCGATTGCCGCCTCGATCGCCATATCCGAGCTCCGGTTCTTTCAAGGGTTTGCGCGGATCGCTGCTTATTTGCCATTCGTCGTGCCCGGTGTCGTGCTATATGGGATGTGGAGATGGATGTATGATCCGGTCGGTCCGATCAATGCGCTGCTAGGCTGGTTTGGAGCGGAGCCGATTTCGTTCATTTCCGATGGCAGTTGGTCCATGGTGTCGCTGGTTGTCATGGAGACCTGGCAGCAGTTCGGATCGGCGATGCTGATTTATTTGGCTGGGGTGCTGAGTATTCCAAAGGACTGGTACGAAGCGTCGGAAATCGACGGGGCTGGCGTCTGGAGCCGGATAAAATACATCACGCTGCCCTCGATGCGAAATTTGATCGTATTGATGCTGATTCTGCAGCTCATCGGTACTTCCCAAGCCTATCAATCGCAGCTGGCCATGCTGGACGGCGGACCGAACAAGGCTACGCTGACCTATGCGCTGCTTACGGTGAAATACGCTTTTACGCAGCTTGACTATGGGGCGGGCACCGCGCTGGGCGTGCTGATGTTCCTGGTGCTGAGCGTGCTCGGCATCATGCAATATAAGCTGAACAGGGAGGATTATTAGGATGGAAGAGAGAGGCATTCTATCGGCAGCCGATTTGCGGAAGCCGCTCAATAAGGCCGTATACGGTCTGATGGTGCTGTGCATAGCGATCATGGCGTTTACGATGCTGTATCCGATCGCGATGACGATGTTCAACGGGCTGAAGACGAATCAGGAAATCAATACGTTTCCTCCGCGCTTTTTTCCAACGGAATGGCACTGGGAGAATTTCACGAAGGGCTGGAGCTACATCAAGCTCCCGGTATTTTTGAAAAACACGCTGCTGATCTTTGGCGGCAACCTGGTGATGACCGTCCTGGTGCTGGGGCTCGCGGCCTTTAGCATTTCGCGCATTCGCGTGCCGTACAGCCGGGCGATCTATTTCTTCATCCTGATGACGCTGTTCATTCCGGCGGCCAGCTACATGATTCCGAATTTCGTGAACCTGAAGGAGCTCGGGCTGTTGAATACATATTGGGCCTTCTGGCTTCCGGCCGGGGCGAGCGCGTACTATTTTCTGCTCATTAAAAACTTCTTCGACGGCATCCATCCGGAAATTTTCGAAGCGGCACGGATCGACGGCGCCTCGGAGCTGACCAGCTTTGCACGGATCGCGCTGCCGCTGTCCATACCGATCTTCGCTACGCTGGCGATCTTTATTTTCTCCACGGCCTGGAACGACTGGTTCTGGCCCTCGCTGGTCATGCATACGGAGGACAAATACACATTGGCCACCGCGATCTACAAATACGTGATTAACGCGAGATCGCTGGATAGCAGCATCAAATTCAATATTTTATTTATGGTCATGGTTCCGCCAATCTTCGTCTTCCTTGTCTTTCAGAAGTTTATTATGCGCAGTGTCAGCCTGTCGGCGGTTAAAGGGTAGTGTGCGATTCCGTAGCCCTGCACATGATCGCCATATGAATGCACATCGTGTTCTGGACCGGTCGTCTTCTATGATAAAGATGCAACCAACAACAAATAGGAAAAGGGGAGTATCGATGCGCAAGTTCTCAGCAGTACTGATATGCCTTCTGCTATTCGGAACGCTGCTTGCGGCATGCAGCGGCGGCAATGCGAAGGTCAAGGAAGAGGGAGGGTCTGCCGGCAATGGGGGCGGCAGCAGTAATACCGGGCAGGCCGAAGAGCCGGCCGATGACATCACCTCGCGGAAAATTACGATTAAAGTCCATTATCCGCTGCCGGACGAAACGACGCTCAGACAGCAGGAGGACGATAAAATTGCCCGGTTTCAGGCCAAATACCCGAACGTGACGATCATTAAAGACGACTGGGCTTATGACGTCAATGAAATCGGCGTGAAAATGGCTGCCAACGAGGCCCCGACATTTTACAATACTTGGGCTACCGAAGCAAACTTCCTCGTGGAACGCGGCTGGGTAGCCGATATTACGGAGCTGTGGAACAACTGGGAATACAAGAATCAGATGAATGAGGTATTACAAAGCCAGTTTAACGTCGATGGTAAAGTTTACGGCGTTACGCAGAACGGTTATATAACGTCAACGGTTGTGAACAAGAAGCTGGTGGAGGATAGAGGCATTACGCTTCCTGCTCTGGACTGGACCTGGGACGATATGTACGACGTGGCCAAGGCGGCTGCCGATCCGAAGAAAGGCATTTCCGGCATCGCGCCGATGGGTAAAGGGAATGAGGCCGGCTGGAACTGGACAAATTTCCTGTTTGAAGCCGGCGGGGATATCGAGACGGTGGAGGACGGCAAGGTCAAGGCGGTGTTCAATTCCGAGGCCGGTGTGAAGGCGCTGGACTTCTACAAGAAGCTGAGATGGAAAGCAAACGCCATTCCGCAGGATTGGGCGCTGGGCTGGGGCGATGCGGTCAGCTCCTTCCAGCAGGGCCGTACGGCCATGGTTATTGCCGGGGCGTTCGACGTGCTGCAGGCGGCATTGAACGAGGGCGGCATGAAGCCGGAGGACGTCGTGGCGTATCCGATGCCTGCCGCGGAGAAGGGCGGCAAGCATTACGGAATTCTGGGCGGCAATTATCTCGTCATTAATCCAAACGCGACGAAAGATGAACAGGAGATGGCCTTCCGTTACATCACGTTTGACTACTTTACCGATGAAGCGCTGAAGTCCGTGGAGGATACGATCCAGGCCCGCAAAGCGGAGGGCAAGTATTTTGTTCCGACGCCGCTGGAGTATTTCAGCGACGATTCCGAGTATGCGGCCAAGGTGAAGGCGATTTACGAAAAATACGACAACGTGTACAAGTATGATCCAGAGCTGTTCAATCTGCTGGAAGGCAAACCCGAAGCGCAGTTTGGCACACAGGACTATTATGCGACCATGTCCAATGTCGTACAGGAATCCTTCTCGAAGAAAGGAGCGGATTCCAAGAAGCAGCTTGATGCCGCCGCGAAGTTTGTGCAAGAGAACTATTTCGATAAAATCGAGCAAAAATAGCATATGGCTGTTTAAAGGCGGCTCCGTTATTGCGGAGCCGCTTTCCTGGCATGCCGCCGCTGCGTCAGGCGGCCGCCTGTATATTAACGCTCCTTTGTCAGCACAATAAACCATAACTGTGTGCAAATATATGGATAAGGGAGTCCGGTGCGTTGAACGAAACAAGCAAAGATACGAAGGATAAATTGCTGAAATGGTGGCAGTTATCCTTGATGGGGGTCGCTTGTACGATTGGGACGGGCTATTTTCTCGGGACGGGCGTAGGGATCCAAATCGGCGGCCCGGCTATGATTCCGGCATTTATTCTGGCTGCGGCCGGAACATTCGTCGTATTTGACGTGCTCGCCAAAATGTCCTCAAAAGATCCCCAGGAAGGCTCATTTTGCGTATATGCGCGCAATGCCTTTGGACGCTGGGCCGGCTTCAGCAGCGGCTGGGTGTATTTCTCTTCGGAGATTCTCATTATGGGGAGCCAGATGGCGGCCTTGTCTCTGTTCACCCGGCTGTGGTTCCCGGGAGTCCCGATGTGGGTATTCGCTTCGGTTTATGCGGTGCTTGGCTTATTCATTATCATATTGGGGACAAAAGGCTTTGAACGGGCGGAGCATTTGTTTGCCGTGGTCAAGCTAGCGGCAATCATTGCTTTCCTTGGCTTGGCAGGCTCCGCGCTTTTGGGCTGGCTCGGCGGAGGCAAGCATGCGCCAAGCTGGCCGGTGCCTCTCTTTCCGACAGGAGCGATCGGCGGATGGTCCAGCCTTATTTATGCGTTTTACGCATTTGGCGGCATCGAGGTTATGGGGATGCTGGCGATCCGGTTAAATAACCCGGAGGAAGCTCCAAAGGCAGGGCGCTGGATGATCGGAACATTAGCCATCCTGTACATCGCTTCGCTGGTGGCGGCTTTAAGCCTGGTGCCCTGGAAAACGATGGGGGCGAAGGAAAGTCCGTTTGTCATAGCACTGAAAGGGTACGGCTTAAGTTTTGTGCCCCATTTTTTTAATGGAATTTTCATTATTGCCGGGTTTTCCACGATGGTTGCATCGCTGTTCGCTGTCATTACGATTCTGGTGACGCTGGCCAAAAACAAGGACGCTCCTCCGCTGTTCGCCAAGGTAAGCCGCGGGCAGAAGAAAACCCCTTATTACGCAATCGGGGTTACGGCAGTTGCTCTGGGCGGCTCCATTTTGCTAGCCCTGCTTCTGCCAGAGAAGATGTATGAATACGTAACGACGGCTGCCGGGCTTATGCTGATGTACAACTGGATTTTCATTCTCTTCACGGCAGGCAGCCTGCTGGAGCTTGGCGGATGGGAGCAGGTCAAGCGCTGGGGCAGTACAGGTATCATTCTGCTGGCGGTAAGCGGCACGATGTTTCATGACAAGAGCCGGCCGGGGCTGTGGATCAGTCTGGGGCTGGTTGCGCTAATCGGCGGGATCACGCTGCTGATGAGGCGAGTCTGGGACAGGATAAAGGCGAGACGCAGAGGCAGGGTACGGAGAACCAGTCCCAAGGGCGAGCTGACCTAGTCCAATCCCCACATCCGCAGCCGGTTACGGGAATGAGAATGCAAAAGAGGAGGCAGCGTCGATGGCTGTCTCCTCTTTTGGGTATGCGTCCGTGAAGATGCAGGCTGGTCTGGCAGGATGAGCAGTGAACCCGATTTACCGATCATCTGGCCGTTCCGGTGCATCATAATCCCATCGCGAAGGGATCAGGACTATGTTTTGTCGAGAATTAGGGTATTGCTTTGTTCAGGTATCTGTTAAAAACTTTAACATAGTCTAAGACATAGTTCACCTATAAGAAAGTATAGGCCCAAAGAATTGTAAAAATTGTCTATAAATAGGACATTCGACTGGCGATCGAAACGGCTTCCGTACTGGATTGAACACCAAGCTTCTCGAAGATGATTTTTTTATGATGATTCACAGTACATTCTTTGATGTTCAACTTGATGGCAATCGATTTTACCGTCTGTCCCTGGGAGATGAGTCTAAGCACATGAAGCTGGCGCTCGGTAAGCTGTACCGGGCGTTCTTCCACGGGCGGAGGCTCGGGCAGGCTCTGCATCCTGCTCAGCATGTTGCCAGGGATCAGCTTGGCGATGGCGATCAGCTCGCTTTTCATATTCGCGTTAATGGTCGAGACGTCTAGGTAGCCTATCGTTTTCGATCCAAGGGTCAACGGTGTTGAGAAACAGTGCCAGGTCTTGAAAAAAGGACTTTCATGCTCTTCAGGTGGCAAATAGATCGGTCCTTGCTTGGCCATAGCTTCCGAAATAGCGTTAACCCCGCAACTCTCCTCCGTAAAATACATGCCTACCCGGATTTCGGATTGGCGAACGACCTCCTCCAGCGTCTTGCAATAGTCCATGGCGATCAGCACACCTTCTGCGTCGGTTAATAAAAACAGATAGGTCCCTGATATATGCTCTTTGATGTGGGCGATGCAATCCTGAAATATAGATATGAGTGGTTTGTTGCTCTGCAGAATTTGTTCAAAATGCGATTTCGATGTAAAGACGGCGGCTGATTTTGAGGACGGCTGCTGAGATGCAACTTTTTTTTCGGACATGATGTGTGACCCCCTTTACTGCCTATCATGCAAAAAAAATATAGTTCTCTACCTAATTTATCGGGTAAACACGCGCAAAATTTGAATAATCATTGTAAATTTTGAGGGAAAGCTTCAAAATAAAAGAGATAATGTAGATATTTCAATGAATTGGGGCAAAGGGAGACGGAAGAAATGAAGCTGGTGTCATGGAATGTCAATGGACTAAGAGCATGCGTCAATAAAGGGTTTTATGATTATTTCCGGGCAGCGGATGCCGATATATTTTGCGTGCAGGAAACGAAGCTCCAGGCAGGGCAAATTAATCTCGAATTGGGCGAGGAGTATGAGCAGTATTGGAACTACGCGGAGAAGAAGGGTTATTCAGGTACGGCCGTATTTACTAGAATAAAGCCGTTGTCCGTGCGATACGGAATCGAGGAGGATTCAGAGCCGGAAGGGCGGATCATTACGCTGGAGTTCGAATCCTTCTATTTAGTGAATGTATACACACCGAATGCGAAGCGGGACTTATCCAGGCTGCCCTACAGGCTGGAGTGGGAGGAGCGGTTCCGACACTATTTGGTGGAGCTGGATCGCCATAAACCGGTTATTGCCACAGGAGATATGAACGTGGCGCACCGCGAGATTGATATCAAGAACGCCAAGTCAAATGTCGGCAATTCCGGCTTCACGCTGGAGGAGCGGGAGAAAATGACGCAGCTGCTGGAGGCTGGGTTTATCGATACGTTCCGCTATTTTTATCCGGACCGGACGGATGTCTACAGCTGGTGGTCTTACATGCCGAAGGTCCGGGAGCGCAACATTGGCTGGAGAATCGATTATTTCCTGGCATCGGCCAAGCTCGGCGAAAGCCTGGTGGGTGCGCAGATCGATTGCCATGTGATGGGGAGCGATCATTGCCCTGTGGTGCTGGAGCTGGCGGATATTTAGAGTTATTTATTTGAATATTCACCTATGACAAGGGGCTAAAATGATCTTCTCTGGATGTCGATGGTGTGGAGGGCTGTACGGCGGCGGATGACCCGTCCGAACCGAGGGCACTGTCACTCGATTGCTCATACTGCTCCCTGGCTGCTTGGGAGATCGCGACCGTATCTCCATGTTCATTCGTCGTTTCTTCTTCATTCACCGGCTCTTCCTTCTGCTCAGACTTCTCAAGCTTCTCAGTTGCTTTCACTTCAGGAAGATGGGTCATGAGTTTCTCCATATTTTCGCCTTCTATTTGTAACTCCATATTTTTGACCATTTTTCTTTTTTCTGCATCTGATGCGCCACTTTGGGCTATCATCATGATCTGTTCCAATCTGGATGGTGTTTTCTGCTGCATCGTATTTGCCGAGGATGACAAGGACTGGAAGTTCATTGGTTGCTTCCTTCTTTCTTCTATGTTTTGAGTCGTTTATGTTTTATATCGGATAGGCATTGCGATTAGTTAATATCTGGAAGTTGTTTCTGCGTAGCCCAAGAATCATTCGAATATTCATATTCCAACCATTCCATCAACTAGGCAAGCGTTGTTGTGCGGGGGCGGGAATCTTGGTGATAAGGGCCGGTTCAAGTTTTTCGAGGTCGGGAGTGATGTGCATCTATATGACCTCAGATATCGATGGTAAAGAATTTTTTACGGTAAAATGCTAGGCAAAAAGAGGCTCCTGATCATTAGGAGCCTCTTCGCGTTGTAATCATAAGCGGACAGTGCCTTAAAATTTATGTTGCATCAGCTTGATCGCCCTTATTGCGTCTGCTCCATGGCGTACCTAGAAGCGGCAGTGCCCAGCGGTCCAGCCCATACCATCCCGCAACCTTCCAGGCCAGCACAATCCACGTAGCGAGTATGAACAATAGCGGATTCGTACTCAAGGTGCCTGCAAACAGGAAGCTGGCATTCATGAAGGCGCCGAAGAAGGCGGCGATCCCCGTCAATAAACCGAGAATGAGGCCAAGCCCCACTAGCAGCTCGCCGAAGGCAACGAGGTAAGAGAACAGCGTGGCGTTCGGCAGTACCATGTTTTCCAGAAATGACGCATACCATCCGGTTACGTCTTTTCCTTCTGCGGATTTGCCGACCGCTCCTTTAACAAATCCCGTCAGTCCTGCGCCGGCATTGCTCCCAACCCATTGATCGCTCGTTACCTTATGCCAACCCGCGCTTAACCAGGCATAGCCTAAGTACAAGCGAATGATTAGCCAGATGGACGCAGACCGGGTGCTGCTAAACAGGAATTTGGATACCGGATTTTCAGGAACAATGATGTTTTTACCTTTGAAATCTTCTTTGATCGCCATTTCATCATCTCCTCATTATTTCACTTTTTAACTATTCAAATTTTATCGTACCCCATTTACAGCAAACAGAAAAGGAGAATGATGGATATTTTGGTTCGCCATAGGAGCAATCTTGACGTATTTTTTTTCCTGCTCTACGATGTAGGAAATATATGGAAGGGGGCGAGGACCCGTATTTATTATTTACGACAAGGGAGGAGTCATTTATTATGAAATTCGTTGGGTCAAGAAATACTCAACCTAGTTTACGTTTTACTTTAATCGTTTTCCTGTGCATGTCGGTACTGGCCGCTCCGATAAGCTTCCTGGTTTCAGGCATGCATACTGCTCATGCAGCAGGAGAGATGAAACCGTTTCCGCAAGAGGTCAATTATCCCGGTATCATTAAGCCGAACCATGTTAGCCAAGCGTCCATGAACTCTTCTGTAACGGCCTACTATGATTATTGGAAAGCCAAATATTTAAAAAACAATCTGGCCTCCCTGCCTGGCGGTTACTATGTCAAAGGAGAAATTACAGGAAGCCCGGATGGATTTATTCCGCTGGGTTCTTCCGAAGGACAGGGATTCGGCATGGTCATCACAGTTTTAATGGCTGGGTACGATCCGAATGCACAAACAATTTATGATGGCCTGTTCAAAACGGCTAGAGCTTACCGCAGCTCATCGAATCCGAATCTGATGGGCTGGGTCGTGGCTGATAACGTTAGGGCGCAAGGGCATTTCGGGTCCGCTACAGACGGTGACCTGGACATCGCCTACTCCCTTCTGTTGGCCGATCGGCAGTGGGGATCAAACGGTGCCGTCAATTACCTGGCGGAAGCCAAAAAAATGATTACAGACGGCATCAAAGCCAGCTATGTCACATCGAACAACCGGTTGAATCTGGGGGATTGGGACTCCAAATCCGCGCTGAACACGCGGCCCTCCGACTGGATGCTTAGCCACTTGAGAGCCTTTTATG from Paenibacillus woosongensis includes the following:
- a CDS encoding response regulator, translating into MYNILLVDDEPLICKGLAGLLQESGLDLGLVHTAYSGQEALDCIRMEEIDLLVTDIQMGEMNGIELMQQAKLIKPWVQTIIISAHETFQYAQMALRLGAKDYLIKPLNSGQFLDAVRNALLKMDKPVPLIHNFLTPEAEHFQMEELEPEQCEGLKRLLAGPVPAAAGIALDQAVVQQGELGLRGPYFAVMKMKLDLPVKDHGAYTARDHQLLEYAALNVAKELLYQEWNALSCCTAEREICLVLQWNEREYAELDINKINQLEMIGRSLHHHVHKYLGVAAMIGVSQILKGAEFLSVLGQQADKAIQWGEGHGDYHVFYYGDFNWHNYAQDPSAEELTTQSNRIVESARLYIEANYHQKGLTIHEVAKKNHVSPNYLSYLFKKNTGHNLWEYVIKLRMEESKSLLLNTDLRRYEIAERVGYESPEHFSKIFKKYFGVSPSELKK
- a CDS encoding carbohydrate ABC transporter permease; the encoded protein is MWGYLFLVPAIAVFIVFLWVPIGKGIVYSFYNIDFVKGNTFVGFDNYIKIFNNPDVLLSVRNTLYFMLLTLVIGFWVPIAASIAISELRFFQGFARIAAYLPFVVPGVVLYGMWRWMYDPVGPINALLGWFGAEPISFISDGSWSMVSLVVMETWQQFGSAMLIYLAGVLSIPKDWYEASEIDGAGVWSRIKYITLPSMRNLIVLMLILQLIGTSQAYQSQLAMLDGGPNKATLTYALLTVKYAFTQLDYGAGTALGVLMFLVLSVLGIMQYKLNREDY
- a CDS encoding carbohydrate ABC transporter permease, encoding MEERGILSAADLRKPLNKAVYGLMVLCIAIMAFTMLYPIAMTMFNGLKTNQEINTFPPRFFPTEWHWENFTKGWSYIKLPVFLKNTLLIFGGNLVMTVLVLGLAAFSISRIRVPYSRAIYFFILMTLFIPAASYMIPNFVNLKELGLLNTYWAFWLPAGASAYYFLLIKNFFDGIHPEIFEAARIDGASELTSFARIALPLSIPIFATLAIFIFSTAWNDWFWPSLVMHTEDKYTLATAIYKYVINARSLDSSIKFNILFMVMVPPIFVFLVFQKFIMRSVSLSAVKG
- a CDS encoding ABC transporter substrate-binding protein, with the translated sequence MRKFSAVLICLLLFGTLLAACSGGNAKVKEEGGSAGNGGGSSNTGQAEEPADDITSRKITIKVHYPLPDETTLRQQEDDKIARFQAKYPNVTIIKDDWAYDVNEIGVKMAANEAPTFYNTWATEANFLVERGWVADITELWNNWEYKNQMNEVLQSQFNVDGKVYGVTQNGYITSTVVNKKLVEDRGITLPALDWTWDDMYDVAKAAADPKKGISGIAPMGKGNEAGWNWTNFLFEAGGDIETVEDGKVKAVFNSEAGVKALDFYKKLRWKANAIPQDWALGWGDAVSSFQQGRTAMVIAGAFDVLQAALNEGGMKPEDVVAYPMPAAEKGGKHYGILGGNYLVINPNATKDEQEMAFRYITFDYFTDEALKSVEDTIQARKAEGKYFVPTPLEYFSDDSEYAAKVKAIYEKYDNVYKYDPELFNLLEGKPEAQFGTQDYYATMSNVVQESFSKKGADSKKQLDAAAKFVQENYFDKIEQK
- a CDS encoding amino acid permease, with the translated sequence MNETSKDTKDKLLKWWQLSLMGVACTIGTGYFLGTGVGIQIGGPAMIPAFILAAAGTFVVFDVLAKMSSKDPQEGSFCVYARNAFGRWAGFSSGWVYFSSEILIMGSQMAALSLFTRLWFPGVPMWVFASVYAVLGLFIIILGTKGFERAEHLFAVVKLAAIIAFLGLAGSALLGWLGGGKHAPSWPVPLFPTGAIGGWSSLIYAFYAFGGIEVMGMLAIRLNNPEEAPKAGRWMIGTLAILYIASLVAALSLVPWKTMGAKESPFVIALKGYGLSFVPHFFNGIFIIAGFSTMVASLFAVITILVTLAKNKDAPPLFAKVSRGQKKTPYYAIGVTAVALGGSILLALLLPEKMYEYVTTAAGLMLMYNWIFILFTAGSLLELGGWEQVKRWGSTGIILLAVSGTMFHDKSRPGLWISLGLVALIGGITLLMRRVWDRIKARRRGRVRRTSPKGELT
- a CDS encoding LuxR C-terminal-related transcriptional regulator, with translation MSEKKVASQQPSSKSAAVFTSKSHFEQILQSNKPLISIFQDCIAHIKEHISGTYLFLLTDAEGVLIAMDYCKTLEEVVRQSEIRVGMYFTEESCGVNAISEAMAKQGPIYLPPEEHESPFFKTWHCFSTPLTLGSKTIGYLDVSTINANMKSELIAIAKLIPGNMLSRMQSLPEPPPVEERPVQLTERQLHVLRLISQGQTVKSIAIKLNIKECTVNHHKKIIFEKLGVQSSTEAVSIASRMSYL
- a CDS encoding exodeoxyribonuclease III yields the protein MKLVSWNVNGLRACVNKGFYDYFRAADADIFCVQETKLQAGQINLELGEEYEQYWNYAEKKGYSGTAVFTRIKPLSVRYGIEEDSEPEGRIITLEFESFYLVNVYTPNAKRDLSRLPYRLEWEERFRHYLVELDRHKPVIATGDMNVAHREIDIKNAKSNVGNSGFTLEEREKMTQLLEAGFIDTFRYFYPDRTDVYSWWSYMPKVRERNIGWRIDYFLASAKLGESLVGAQIDCHVMGSDHCPVVLELADI
- a CDS encoding DoxX family membrane protein is translated as MAIKEDFKGKNIIVPENPVSKFLFSSTRSASIWLIIRLYLGYAWLSAGWHKVTSDQWVGSNAGAGLTGFVKGAVGKSAEGKDVTGWYASFLENMVLPNATLFSYLVAFGELLVGLGLILGLLTGIAAFFGAFMNASFLFAGTLSTNPLLFILATWIVLAWKVAGWYGLDRWALPLLGTPWSRRNKGDQADAT